A genomic window from Lycium barbarum isolate Lr01 chromosome 4, ASM1917538v2, whole genome shotgun sequence includes:
- the LOC132635437 gene encoding formin-like protein 14, whose amino-acid sequence MSLLSRFFYRRPPDGLLELDDRVYVFDSCFSTEVLPEGIYQLYLHEIVNELHEEFPDSSFLAFNFREGEKRSQFAKILCEYDVTIMDYPRQYEGCPVLPLSLIHHFLCICESWLSLRNNNNVILLHCERGGWPLLAFILASFLIFRKFQSGERKTLEMVYREAPKGLSQLLSPLNPFPSQLRYLQYISRRNISPEWPPPERALSLDCLILRAIPRFDNQKGCRPIVRIFGRNLLSKDGLSTHMLYSTPKKGRSHRHYRQKDSDVIKIDIQCLVQGDVVLECVHLDLDPEREVMMFRIMFNTAFIRSNILMLNCDNLDILWDSKARFPKGFRAEVLFGDVESISPIKAPTAALNGEETGGLPIEAFSKVQELFSGADWVDTGDDASLWLFKQLSVLNDMKDLSILQSRMSGYSSPFDSEEENNASSIADSLDFLDSEKASSLTYANTTDVNFSDEQDSASDGTSDPKISEGQMKLPMSDIGPVQSLSENNSRLDAAIAPEHSKGVRVCDTRPSSSSPLPSPPSSPASVISSVKFPQSSASYPPPPPPPLLPAFASSNRSPPPPPPPPPPPSIGSNRGHSPPRQPTSSTSPDSFSRGPPPPPPPPPPPFKSVLSAPPPPPLPNKSFLSTSAPPNPPPVPTFSTSRSALLPPPPPPPPPPPPPRGQSNCNLSAPPPPPPPPPFISSKCPPSPPPPPPPPPPSVSSKCSPLSCVTPPPPPPPPSASSRGPPPPAPPPPPPRPTPLAPPPPPPPPPSNSKGPPAPPPPPLGVPRQGPTPPAPPPAPKAPNAPPPPRRGLTPGPPPPPGGKGLNAPPPPPSAGRVRASVGSTALGKGRGAGGTSIPPKKASLKPLHWSKVTRAMQGSLWADTQNKENASSAPEIDIKELENLFSVASATDGTGKGGGRRGPKINKPEKVQLIDLRRAYNCEIMLTKIKIPLPDMLNAILALDSSALDIDQVENLIKFCPTKEEMETLRNYNGDKGMLGKCEQFFLELMKVPRVESKLRVFSFTITFSNQVKDLRTNLSTINAATTEVKESAKLRQIMQTILTLGNALNQGTARGSAVGFKLDSLLKLSDTRAKNNKMTLMHYLCKLLAEKMPELLDFDKGLLHLEAASKIQLKSLAEEMQAVSKGLEKVEQELTASDNDGAISSGFQKVLKNFLGTAEAEVKSLTTLYIEVGRSADSLSLYFGEDPARCPFEQVTQILVVFMKMFKKSRDENVQQADAERKKLEKEALKEQAAASSSGKKEVVDADRIKLNFRNQLHAV is encoded by the exons ATGTCGCTGTTAAGTAGATTTTTCTACAGGAGGCCCCCAGATGGGTTGCTGGAACTTGATGATAGAGTATACG TTTTTGATTCTTGTTTTTCGACTGAAGTACTGCCTGAGGGAATTTACCAGCTGTACTTGCACGAGATCGTAAATGAACTGCACGAAGAATTTCCGGATTCCTCTTTTCTTGCTTTCAATTTCAGAGAAGGCGAGAAAAGGAGCCAGTTCGCGAAGATTTTATGCGAGTATGATGTAACTATAATGGATTACCCGAGGCAATATGAAGGCTGTCCTGTACTGCCGTTGTCTTTGATACATCATTTTCTATGTATCTGTGAGAGTTGGCTTTCCCTTCGAAATAATAACAATGTAATTTTGTTACACTGTGAGAGAGGTGGTTGGCCCCTTCTAGCCTTCATTTTGGCCAGTTTCTTGATTTTCAGAAAGTTTCAAAGTGGAGAGAGAAAAACTCTCGAGATGGTTTATCGTGAGGCACCTAAAGGTTTATCACAATTATTGTCACCTTTGAACCCATTCCCTTCTCAGCTTCGTTACCTGCAATATATATCAAGAAGAAATATATCTCCCGAGTGGCCTCCTCCTGAACGAGCTCTTTCTTTGGATTGCCTCATTCTTCGTGCCATTCCAAGATTCGACAATCAAAAAGGGTGTAGGCCAATTGTGCGTATTTTTGGCAGGAACCTTCTCAGCAAGGATGGATTGTCAACTCATATGTTGTACTCCACGCCAAAGAAAGGTAGAAGCCATCGACATTATCGCCAG AAGGACAGTGATGTCATCAAGATTGATATTCAGTGTTTGGTGCAAGGAGATGTAGTTTTGGAGTGTGTCCATTTAGACCTGGATCCTGAAAGGGAAGTCATGATGTTCCGTATAATGTTTAACACAGCTTTTATACGGTCCAACATTTTGATGTTGAACTGCGATAACCTGGATATTCTATGGGATTCAAAGGCACGCTTTCCGAAAGGCTTTCGAGCTGAG GTTTTATTTGGTGATGTTGAGAGCATATCTCCTATAAAAGCTCCCACTGCAGCTCTAAAtggtgaggagactggtggactTCCTATTGAAGCTTTTTCAAAGGTACAAGAACTTTTTAGTGGCGCTGATTGGGTTGATACTGGCGATGATGCTTCATTGTGGTTGTTTAAGCAACTATCGGTGCTGAATGATATGAAAGATTTGTCAATTTTGCAAAGTAGGATGAGCGGGTATTCGTCCCCATTTGATTCTGAAGAAGAAAATAATGCATCGAGTATTGCTGACAGTTTGGACTTTCTGGACTCAGAGAAAGCTAGTAGTCTTACTTATGCTAATACAACAGATGTCAATTTTTCAGATGAACAGGATTCGGCTTCTGATGGAACTTCTGACCCCAAGATTTCTGAGGGTCAAATGAAGCTTCCTATGTCAGATATTGGTCCTGTTCAGTCTCTTTCTGAGAATAACAGTCGATTGGATGCCGCCATTGCTCCTGAACATTCAAAGGGAGTTCGAGTTTGCGATACAAGACCTTCCTCTTCTTCTCCGTTACCTTCACCACCCTCGTCACCTGCCTCTGTGATTTCTAGTGTAAAATTCCCTCAATCATCAGCATCATATCctcctcctccaccaccacctctGCTTCCAGCATTTGCAAGTTCTAATAGATCACCTCCACCTCCACCGCCGCCGCCACCACCACCTTCAATTGGTAGTAACAGAGGACATTCACCGCCAAGACAACCTACTTCTTCAACTTCTCCCGATAGCTTTTCTAGAGGACCTCCGCCACCTCCACCACCTCCACCACCTCCTTTTAAGAGTGTTTTATCAGCTCCACCACCTCCACCACTTCCTAATAAAAGCTTTTTATCCACTTCTGCTCCTCCAAATCCACCTCCTGTCCCTACATTTTCTACTTCTAGAAGTGCTCTGCTTCCACCTCCACCTCCAcctccccctcctcctcctcctcctcgtgGGCAATCTAACTGTAACTTATCAGCTCCTCCGCCACCTCCTCCTCCCCCTCCTTTTATCTCTTCCAAGTGTCCCCCTTCACCTCCTCCACCACCGCCTCCCCCTCCACCTTCCGTGTCATCTAAGTGTTCGCCCTTGTCTTGTGTAACTCCCCCGCCTCCCCCACCTCCCCCTTCTGCCTCTTCCAGAGGCCCTCCACCTCCAGCACCCCCTCCACCTCCACCTCGGCCAACTCCGTTGGCACCTCCACCGCCACCACCTCCACCACCAAGCAATTCTAAAGGGCCACCTGCACCTCCTCCACCTCCTTTGGGAGTTCCTAGGCAAGGTCCCACTCCACCTGCACCTCCACCAGCACCAAAGGCTCCTAATGCTCCACCACCTCCTAGGCGGGGTTTGACACCAGGTCCACCTCCACCGCCAGGTGGAAAGGGCCTTAATGCGCCACCACCACCTCCATCTGCTGGACGTGTAAGAGCCTCTGTAGGCTCAACTGCTCTAGGGAAAGGGCGAGGTGCAGGAGGTACTTCAATTCCTCCTAAAAAAGCTTCATTGAAGCCCTTACATTGGTCGAAAGTTACACGGGCTATGCAAGGGAGTTTATGGGCTGATACGCAAAATAAGGAAAATGCTTCCAG CGCACCTGAAATTGATATTAAAGAGCTTGAAAATTTGTTTTCGGTGGCTTCAGCTACTGATGGAACTGGCAAAGGTGGAGGTCGGCGTGGTCCCAAAATCAACAAACCAGAAAAAGTGCAATTG ATTGATTTGCGCAGGGCATACAATTGCGAAATTATGCTTACAAAAATCAAGATTCCACTGCCTGATATGCTT AATGCTATTTTGGCTTTGGATTCGTCAGCTCTGGACATTGATCAGGTTGAAAATCTGATAAAATTTTGCCCAACAAAAGAAGAAATGGAGACACTGAGG AACTATAATGGGGACAAGGGAATGCTTGGAAAGTGTGAGCAG TTTTTCCTGGAGCTGATGAAGGTCCCACGAGTTGAGTCCAAGTTACGAGTGTTTTCATTTACTATCACTTTTTCTAATCAG GTGAAGGACTTGAGAACTAACCTGAGTACAATTAATGCTGCTACTACAGAG GTGAAAGAATCTGCCAAATTACGTCAGATAATGCAGACCATTCTAACATTGGGAAATGCACTGAATCAGGGTACAGCACGAG GATCTGCTGTAGGGTTCAAGTTGGACAGTCTTCTTAAGCTTTCTGACACTCGTGCTAAAAACAACAAAATGACCTTGATGCATTATCTGTGCAAG CTCCTTGCTGAGAAAATGCCAGAGTTGCTTGATTTCGACAAgggtcttcttcacttggaagcTGCTTCTAAG ATCCAACTGAAATCTTTGGCTGAAGAAATGCAAGCAGTGAGCAAAGGTCTTGAGAAAGTAGAACAAGAACTTACTGCATCCGACAATGATGGTGCAATATCTTCAGGCTTTCAGAAG GTGTTGAAGAATTTCCTTGGTACTGCTGAGGCTGAAGTCAAGTCTCTCACTACTCTTTATATTGAAGTG GGAAGGAGTGCAGACTCCCTATCCCTATATTTTGGCGAGGATCCAGCTCGATGCCCCTTTGAGCAAG